Proteins from one Cyclopterus lumpus isolate fCycLum1 chromosome 11, fCycLum1.pri, whole genome shotgun sequence genomic window:
- the triqk gene encoding triple QxxK/R motif-containing protein, whose amino-acid sequence MGKKDATGPRLPVDQYRKQIGKQDYKKTKPALKATRLRAEAKKNSSGFRDAFLVIAAILFCVLCVYAFFYLNLSTEMDLDLDVD is encoded by the exons ATGGGGAAGAAGGATGCCACTGGGCCCAGATTACCAGTTGATCAATACCGAAAACAGATTG gTAAGCAggactacaaaaagacaaagcCAGCCTTAAAGGCCACACGGCTGAGAGCTGAAGCGAAGAAGAACTCCTCTGGATTCAGG GATGCGTTCCTGGTCATCGCTGCAATCCTGttctgtgtcctctgtgtctaCGCCTTCTTCTACCTCAACCTGAGTACCGAGATGGACCTGGATCTGGATGTGGATTAA